CAGTGCCGCGAACACCGCCGCGACCAGCACCAACATGCTCGCGACCAGGATCACCGTCCACCACACCAGCACCTCGGTGCGCGTCTTCGAGGTCGGCGAGAACGTCACCACCGCGCCCTGGACCTCACCCGCCTCCAGCACCGGCTCGGCCAGCACCAGCTCCGAGGGGTCCCACGGCACGATCAGGTCCGGCGCGGCCGGCTGCCGACCCGCCAGGGCACCTCTGACCAGGTCGGACACCTCCTCCGAGGTGACGTCGACGACCCCGGCCGAGGCCACCACCTGCCCGTCCCGGCCGAGCAGCGCGACCCGGATGCCGTACAGCTCGTGGTAGCGGCGCAGTTCGCTCTCCAGCACCCACGGCTGGTCGTCGATGAACGGCCGCTGCGCCACGGACGCGAACCGGGTGGTGTCGGTGAGCCGGTCCAGGAACATCTCCTGCTGCTCCGTCTGCGCCACCCCGCGCCCGAGCGGCACGCCCATGCCGACCAGCACGATGACGACCAGCGTCAGCACGATCCCCAGCAGTCGCGACCGCACTCAGCCCCCGCCCAACCGGTACCCGACCCCGCGCACCGTCTCCAGCAGCGAGGGGCGCCCGAGCTTCGTGCGCAGCGTCGCCACGTGCACGTCGAGCGTCCGGTTGGCGCCGGCCCACGTGCGCCCCCACACCTCCGCCAGGATGCGCTCGCGGGTGCACACCGCGCCACCGGCCGCGACCACCAGGGCCAGCACCTGGAACTCCTTGCGCGACAACGCCACGGGTTCACCCGCCACGGTGACCTCGTGCCGGGCCAGGTCGACCCGCACGTCGGCCGCCTCGAACACCTCGGTGCCCGTCCCGCCCGCGCCGACCGGGTCGCCGCGCCGCCGCCGCACGGCGTGCACGCGGGCCACCAGCTCGCCCACGTCGTACGGCTTGACCAGGTAGTCGTCCGCGCCGGCGTGCAGGCCGAGGATGCGGTCGTCGATCTCGCCCCGGGCCGACACCACGATGATCGCCACGTCGCTGGCCGCCCGGATGTGCCGGCACAGCGTGACACCGTCCACATCGGGCAGGCCCAGGTCCAGCAGCACGACGTCGACCCCGGCCAGTCGATCGAGTGTCCCCCGACCGGTCGCCTGTCGATCGACGCTGAAGCCGCGCCGGGTCAGCGCGGGCACCAGCGCTTCCGCCACGCGGTCGTCGTCCTCGACCAGCAGCACGCGCACCGTGGGGCCTCCTGATAAGTGTCGCCACCCTGTGACAGAGTTGAGACCCTAAGTCTTGCTCAATCGCCTGGACTGGTGTGGTGATTCACACCTAGGTTTCCGCCATCGCTCAGGAACCCCGTACTGGAGGACTGATGACCGCCGCCACTCCTGCTCCGCCCATGATCCGGATGGCGGGCGTGGACAAGTTCTTCGGCCCCTTGCACGTCCTCAAGGACGTGACGCTGGAGGTGCCGAAGGGCCAGGTAGTCGTCGTGCTGGGCCCCTCGGGCTCGGGCAAGTCCACGCTGTGCCGGACGATCAACCGCCTGGAGCCGATCAACTCGGGCGTCATCGAGTTGGACGGCCAGCCGCTGCCCGCCGAGGGCAAGGAACTCGCCCGGCTGCGCGCCGACGTGGGAATGGTGTTCCAGTCTTTTAACCTGTTCGCCCACAAGAGCATCGTCGACAACGTGATGCTCGCGCCCGTGAAGGTCCGCAAGACCCCGGCCGCCCAGGCCCGCAAGACGGCCATGGAGCTGCTGGAGCGGGTGGGCATCGCGAACCAGGCCGAGAAGTACCCGGCCCAGTTGTCCGGTGGGCAGCAGCAGCGCGTGGCGATCGCGCGCGCCCTGGCGATGCGCCCGAAGGTGATGCTGTTCGACGAGCCGACCTCCGCACTCGACCCCGAGATGGTGCAGGAGGTGCTGGACGTGATGACCACGCTGGCCAAGGAGGGCATGACCATGCTCGTGGTCACCCACGAGATGGGCTTCGCCCGCAAGGCCGCGGACCGCGTGATCTTCATGGCCGACGGCGAGGTCGTCGAGGACTCGACGCCGGAGGCGTTCTTCTCCGCGCCGAAGTCCAACCGCGCGAAGGACTTCCTTGGCAAGATCCTGACCCACTGAAGTCCCACGACCGCGGCGCTGAGCCTGGCGCCGCTCTATCCCGAAAGAGCAGGAGACAGACGATGAGGGTTCGCACCCTTGCGGTGGTGCTGCTGGCCGGCGGCCTCGCCCTGACCGCGTGTGGCAAGGAGGGGGGCCCCGGTGACTCCGGCGCGGCTCCCACCCAGCAGGCCGCCGCGGACGTGAAGGTCGACGGTTCCGCGACGTTCGAGAAGATGAAGAACCGCGGCAAGGTCGTCATCGGCGTCAAGGAGGACCAGCCGGGTCTGGGCTACAAGGACCCGACCAGCGGCAAGTACACCGGCTTCGACGTCGAGATCGCGAAGCTGGTCGCCGCCAAGCTGGGCTTCTCGGACGACAAGATCGAGTACAAGGCCATCGCCTCCGCCGGGCGCGAGCAGGCGCTGATCAACGGTGACGTGGACTACTACGTCGGCACCTACACGATCAACGCCAAGCGCAAGGAGCAGGTCGGCTTCGCCGGCCCGTACTTCACCGCCGGCCAGGACCTCCTGGTCGCGAAGGACGACAACTCGATCACCGGCCCGGAGACGCTCAAGGGCAAGAAGGTCTGCTCGGTGACCGGCTCCACGCCGATCCAGAAGGTCAAGAACGAGGGCCTGACCGAGCCGGAGAACATCGTCGAGCTGCAGAACTACTCGCAGTGCGTGACGCAGCTCCAGCAGGGCGCGGTCGACGCCGTCACCACCGACGACGCGATCCTCAAGGGCTACGCGGCCCAGGAGCCCGACAAGATGAAGGTCGTCGGCAAGCCGTTCTCGAACGAGCCGTACGGCATCGGCCTGACGAAGGACGACAAGCCGCTGCGCGACAAGATCAACGACATCCTGGACGAGGCCATCAAGGGCGGCGACTGGGACAAGGTCTACGACGCGACCCTGGGCAAGTCGGGCTCCAAGGCCGAGAAGCCGGTGCTGGACCGCTACTGATCCCCCGGGGCGGCCGGTCGTCCGGCCGGCCGCCCCGCCACCACCCTCCCGAGGAAGCCTGCCCAGAGGAAGCCCATGGACGTCCTGCTCGACAACCTCGACCTGTACGGGCCCGGGTTCCTCAACACCGTTGAGCTGTTCCTGATCTCCGCGGTCGGGTCGCTGGTGTTGGGAACGATCCTGGCGATGCTGCGCGTCGCCCCCGTGCCGGTCTTCAGGTTCGCCGGCGCCGCGTACGTCACGATCGTGCGCAACACCCCGCTCACGCTGGTGTTCTTCTTCTTCGCGTTCGCGTTCCCCCTCCTGGGGATCGTCGACGCGGGGACGTTCGGCGGCTCTGCCTCCAGCTACTACTGGGCCGCGGCGCTGGCCGCGCTGATCCTCTACACGGCCGCGTTCGTGTGCGAGGTCATCCGCTCGGGCATCAACACCGTCCCGGTCGGCCAGGCCGAGGCGTCCCGGGCACTGGGCCTGACGTTCGGCCAGATGCTGGGCTCCATCGTGCTCCCGCAGGCGACCCGGGCGGTCGTGCCGCCGATGATGAGCACGCTGATCGCGCTGCTCAAGAACACGACCATCGCGGCGGGCTTCTCCGTGTTCCAGGCAGGCTCGATCAGCCTGAACCTGTCCGAGCGCGGTGAGAACCAGCTGATCGGCCTGCTGTGGGTCGCGCTGTTCTTCGTGGTGCTCGTCATCCCCATGACCCTGCTGCAGCGCAGCCTCGAGAAGCGGTGGAGCGTCGCCCGATGAGCTCGGTCCTGTTCGACGTCCCGGGTCCGCGCGCCCGGATGCGCCACCGCGCGTACGCGGTCATCGGCATCGCCGCCCTGGTCGCGGCCGTCGGCTTCGTGGTCCTCCGGTTCGCCGAGAGCGGCCAGTTCGAAGGCTCGAAGTGGGATTGGCTGCAGTACGAGAAGGTCCAGCTCGACCTGCTCAGCGCCCTGGGCAACACGCTCAAGGCGTTCGCGGCGGGCGCGGTGCTCGCCCTGCTCTTCGGCGCGGTCTTCGCTGCCGGGCAGCTGTCGG
This region of Saccharothrix longispora genomic DNA includes:
- a CDS encoding response regulator transcription factor codes for the protein MRVLLVEDDDRVAEALVPALTRRGFSVDRQATGRGTLDRLAGVDVVLLDLGLPDVDGVTLCRHIRAASDVAIIVVSARGEIDDRILGLHAGADDYLVKPYDVGELVARVHAVRRRRGDPVGAGGTGTEVFEAADVRVDLARHEVTVAGEPVALSRKEFQVLALVVAAGGAVCTRERILAEVWGRTWAGANRTLDVHVATLRTKLGRPSLLETVRGVGYRLGGG
- a CDS encoding amino acid ABC transporter ATP-binding protein, whose amino-acid sequence is MIRMAGVDKFFGPLHVLKDVTLEVPKGQVVVVLGPSGSGKSTLCRTINRLEPINSGVIELDGQPLPAEGKELARLRADVGMVFQSFNLFAHKSIVDNVMLAPVKVRKTPAAQARKTAMELLERVGIANQAEKYPAQLSGGQQQRVAIARALAMRPKVMLFDEPTSALDPEMVQEVLDVMTTLAKEGMTMLVVTHEMGFARKAADRVIFMADGEVVEDSTPEAFFSAPKSNRAKDFLGKILTH
- a CDS encoding glutamate ABC transporter substrate-binding protein — encoded protein: MRVRTLAVVLLAGGLALTACGKEGGPGDSGAAPTQQAAADVKVDGSATFEKMKNRGKVVIGVKEDQPGLGYKDPTSGKYTGFDVEIAKLVAAKLGFSDDKIEYKAIASAGREQALINGDVDYYVGTYTINAKRKEQVGFAGPYFTAGQDLLVAKDDNSITGPETLKGKKVCSVTGSTPIQKVKNEGLTEPENIVELQNYSQCVTQLQQGAVDAVTTDDAILKGYAAQEPDKMKVVGKPFSNEPYGIGLTKDDKPLRDKINDILDEAIKGGDWDKVYDATLGKSGSKAEKPVLDRY
- a CDS encoding amino acid ABC transporter permease, whose amino-acid sequence is MDVLLDNLDLYGPGFLNTVELFLISAVGSLVLGTILAMLRVAPVPVFRFAGAAYVTIVRNTPLTLVFFFFAFAFPLLGIVDAGTFGGSASSYYWAAALAALILYTAAFVCEVIRSGINTVPVGQAEASRALGLTFGQMLGSIVLPQATRAVVPPMMSTLIALLKNTTIAAGFSVFQAGSISLNLSERGENQLIGLLWVALFFVVLVIPMTLLQRSLEKRWSVAR